CATTCCTGTGCCCATCCCGGTGCCCATGGAGCTGTATCCACGTGTTCATCCGTGTATCCacgtgtctgtgtgtccctagatccctgcagccccatgcTCCTGCAGCCATGTCCCCACACCTGCCCTCTGTCCTGCACCTTGGGCAGGATGTGACCATTCAgggggtgctggcagctggtggCTGCATCCCCGAGGCCATGGTGGCTCAGAatgtccccaggagcccccaaaccaccctttcccagcccaggacGGGAATCTCCATCCAGAGCAGGACATGGCCACTGGAGATCTTAGGAATGGCTGCTGAAACAATAAAGGGAGGAAATAACCATTCTGTGAACAGATGGAAAAAtcctggctgaggcaggggcCTGCCAGTCCCCTGAGTCCACCCTGTCATTGTTCccaagctgagctctgctgctggcactgtccTGGCACTCTCCATGCAGTATCTGGCCAGCTTTGCTGGGATTTagcagctgggctgtgtcactgctgtgctctgtccccCCTGAGCAGCCACACTGTGCTCCAAAGGGGCCCAGTGGCCTGTGCTGTCTGTCCTCTCCcacctgtcctgtccctgtcccattcccgttcccattcccattccatcccatccatcccatcccctcccatcccctcccatcccctcccattccatcccatcccatcccatcccctcccatcccctcccatcccatcccctcccatcccctcccatcccatcccctcccatcccctcccatcccatcccatcccatcccatcccatcccatcccatcccatcccatcccatcccatcccatcccatcccatcccatcccatcccatcccatcccatcccatcccatcccatcccatcccatcccatcccaacctGCTTGTTCCACTCCATCCCATCTGCTCTGTCCCATCCCATCTGCCTCATCTTGTCCCTGCCAccctgtcccatcctgtcctgtcATGTTTGTCCTGCCCACTCTGTCCCACCTAGTCCAGTCTGCCCCACCCCCTCCTGTCCAATCCTATTTGTCCCATCTTGTCCCATCTTGTCTCATCTGCATTGTCACATGTCATTCATGTCCCATTCTATCAGCTTCTCCTGTCCATCTCAccctgtcctgtcccatcccatcccatcccagcccatcccatcccagcccatcccatcccatcccagcccatcccatcccgttCCATTTGTCCCACACCATCCCATTGGATACAGATGTACACACAGATGTGCACCCAGATGtgcaccagcccctgccccccgtgcccccctgtccccagtacACCCTTAGAGCCCCCCatgcccccagagccccccgtgcccccggtagcccagggctgtccccgcaGGCCTGACGGAGGATGAGGATGTCCAGCGGATGCTCCAGGGGTCCCTGCTCTGGAAGGTGAAGGCCCGGGGGGGCTCCAGGGCGCGGCTGTTCCGCCTGCAGGAGGACGGGGTCACCGTCTGCTTCGAGGGGCGCTTCCGGCGCGCCCGCTCCCCCCAGAGCTGTgagtgctgcccctgccccgcGGGGCTCGGGGACACCGAGGCACAGCCGGCACTGCCATCAGCTGCGGggagggccaggagctgggcactgccccagggctgcccctaGACCCCACCAAGGACCTGACCCTTACCCAGACCCCACCTggaaccccaatcccaatccagGACCTCATCCACAGCCTCAGGTGTGGACTCCCACAAAGAATCCAGACACCATGTGAGACCCAGACCCCAACCCAGGACCCCCACCTGGAATCCAGACCCTACCTCAGGACCTAGATCCATTCCCAGCATCCAGAACCCCACCTGGATCCTGACCACAGCCCTGTTCCCAGACCCCCACCCAAGACCTGGATCCCCTCTCAGAACCCAGACCCCTCCCCCCGAGTTCCAGACCCCAACCCAGgaccagatcccagcccaggaccCAGATCCTTCAGTGAGAACCAGGGGATTCCCAGTCCTGGGACATGGAACTCCACAATCCAGACCCCACCTCTACCCCAGGTGCCCCCTGGGACCCAGATCCCCGCCTGTGACCTGGACCCTGATCCCCACCCAGGACCCAGACATCCCCCCTCACTCAGACCTCAGCTGAGGACCCAGACCCCCACCCAGCATCCAGACCCCAACCCTGCATCCCAAGCCTGGAGTCCAGACCCTCACCTGAGCCATGAATCCAGTCCAGACTACAGACCCCCACCCGGTACCTGAACTCCAGCATCCTTCTCTCAGTGGCTCCCAGAGCCTTCCAACccttcccagtgcctcccagtacACCCCGTGTGGAGCTGTTAGAGCCCCCacccttccccatccccccGGGGTCAGCCCGAGGTCCCGTCTCCATCCCGGCCAGACTCTGTCCCCCTCCCCGGCCTCACCCGTCCCTTCCCGCCCTCATCTGGGATGggtgcctggagctggcaccGCTGCACCACGGCTCTATCCCCTGCCAGCGTCCCCGTCCCCATCCCCGCGGGGACAGCGGCTCCCGTCTCGCCTGGGAGTAGAGGGCTAAGCCCGGCGGCGGCACCGACCGGAGCCCAGCCCCGCGCGGGGGCGCCGCGGGGACGCGCGGGGTGTCCCTCAGCAGCGGGGGTGTCCATCAGCAGAGGgggtgtccatctgtccatcagCAGCCGGGGTGTCCATCAGCAGAGGgggtgtccatctgtccatcagCAGCGGGGGTGTCCATCAGCAGCCGGGGTGTCTTGCAGGATGCTCGCGGGTGGGTGACTCGCCGAGGGAGCGCGTCCATGGTCCCTCCCCACCCCGCGCGTGTCCCCGCAGTCTCGGTGGCGCTCATCGAGGCGGTGCGCGAGGGTCGCCGGTCCGAGGGGCTGCGCAAGCATGGGGCCGCCTTCCCCGAGCGCCACTGCTTCAGCCTCGCCTTCAAGGGCCGCCGCAAGAACCTCGACCTGGCCGCCCGCGGCGAGGAGGACGCCCGGCACTGGGTGCAGGGGCTCACCAAGCTGATGGGGCGGCTGCAGGCCATGAGCCAGATGGAGAAGCTCGACCAGTATCCTTCGAGGGgggacttggggacagggtggggacgGCTGCGGGTGACGCCCGGAGGTTCCTTAGCCCGGTGCAGTTGGATCCACGGGGTCCTGCAGCGAGCAGACAGGAACAAGGACAACAAGATGTCCTTCCGGGAGGTGAAGAGCATGCTGAGGATGCTCAACATCGACATGGACGATGTCTACGCCTCCAAGCTCTTCAAGGTACCCGTCCTGAGCTGCACCACCCACTGTGCTcactgtgcctgctgctggctccgGGAGGGAATTGGTGGCTccttctctgccttcctcagcacagAGAAGTGACAAACTCCTCACACCAAAGCCACCCACTGGCACCAAGGGGGCAGGGGCACGTGGTGGAGAGGGATGAGGGGGGCTGAGCTGTCCAAGCcactgctctgtgtgtccccaatgtGGGACATTTCTCCCCCGTGGAGAGCTGTTCCTCTGGGCTCTCCCAAGGTCCCTTTCGACCtaaggaaactgaggcacggagctctgctctgttccATCCCCGAGTGGGGGGTCAGGGGGCTCTGGCTGGGGGAACAGAGGGGACAGGACTTGTCCCACACACCTGCTCACTCCAGGGAGAGGCAGAACAAGGCAGGGAGTGGCTGTATCCCGTCCACgcagggaggggacagtccctgaggctgggctgtgccatcAGGAGTGCGACCACTCGGGCAATGAGCGGCTGGAGGGCCGGGAGCTGGAGGAGTTCTGCCGGCGGCTGCTGCGGCGCccggagctggaggagctcttCGGGCGCTACTCGGGCGAGGACCGGGTGCTGTCGGCCGAGGAGCTGCAGGACTTCCTGAGGGACCAGGGCGAGGAGTGCAGCCTGCGCCAGGCCCGCGCCATCATCCGCACCCACGAGCTCAACGACAAGGGTAGGGTGGGGGTAATGGGGTGGGCACTCGTGGGAGCTCATGGATGTGGGGATGGGGCTCTGATTGGAGGCATCACCCCACCAAACTAGTTTGGGGTCCTCCAAGGCTTCTCCTACTGTCCTGGTGCCCTTTCCCAGTATCAGCCATCCAACTCATGGCCTGGCTGGCACCTGGTGGATGTGACACTGTGGGGAGAAGACACGTGAAGGTGGGATGGGCAGCAAGTGGACTCGTCTCATGGGTGGTGTGGTGCCAGCTTTGCTATGaatgtgacactgctgggggacTTCTGTCCTCCTCAGGTCCCACCATGGCAGGTCCAGGGTGAGGGCAGAGCTAGGGGACATCATGGTGGGGATGAAGGACCTCCATGTCACAATAGTACCCTTAAGGCAGATGTGGCACTAGGAGGATGGAGGACATCAGATGGGAGGTGGGACACAAAGGGGACCTCCCCTGAATGCCACAGTGCCAGGTTTGGGGTGGCATGGTACTGGGAGGACAGAGGGTATCAAGGTGGGATAGGGAACCTCCATACCTCATGGGTGTCGCCATGCCAGAGTGACAGGGAACATCCACACCTCATGGGTGCCACCATGCCACATCCAGAGTGAATGTGGCACCACCAGGATGGGTGACATCAGGATGGAGATGGGACACTCGAGAGAATTTACATGTCCCCTGGGTGCCACAGTGCCAGGTCAGGGATGAACATGGCACCTCCAAGTGGGGAAAGTCCTCAGGGTGCCACCCTGCCACCACCATGTGACACCTGCCACCATGTCCCACAGCCAAGCAGCAGGACCTGATGATGCTGGATGGCTTCATGATGTACCTGCTGTCAGCTGCTGGTGACATCCTCAACCAGGAGCACACCAAGGTGCACCAGGACATGAGCCAGCCCCTGAGCCACTACTTCATCTCCTCCTCCCACAACACCTACCTGACTCGCAACCAGgtcggcggcagcagcagcaccgagGCCTATGTCAGGTGTGTGTCCCCTGGGGTCCCAGaatggggacagacagacacgtGGATGTGTGGGTATAGAGGTGCAGGAACAGATGGACATGTAGATGTGTAGATATAGAGATgcagggacagacggacacatGGATGTGTGGATGTAGAGGTACAAGGACAGATGGACACATGGACATGTGGGTGTGTGAATATAGAGGTGCAGGAACAgatggacacatggacacatGGGTGTGTGGATATAGAGGTGCAGGGACAGATGGACATATGGATGTGTGGATATAGAGGTACAAGGACAGATGGACACATGGACATGTGGATGTGTGGATGCAGAGGTACAAGGACAGATGGACACATGGACATGTGGATGTGTGAATATAGAGGTACAGGGACAGATGGACACGTGGACGCATGGGTGTGTGGATGTAGAGGTGCAGGGACAGATGGACATGCAGACACATGGATATAGAGGTACAAGGAGAGATGGACACGTGGATGTGTGGATACAGAGGTGCAGGGACAGATGGGTGCAAGGACAcacagccacagggacacacagagggtCCCGTGGCTccggggggacagggactgACCCGCTGCCGGTGTGGGGGCAGGGCGCTGAGGGCAGGGTGCCGCTGTGTGGAGCTGGACTGCTGGGAGGGCTCGGATGGGGAACCTGTCGTCTACCACGGCCACACACTCACCTCCAAAATCCTCTTCCGTGACGTCATCGAGAGCATCCGCGACTCCGCCTTCGAGGTGAGACGGGCGGGAGCCCTGGGGGTGCCCGGTGCCCGGTGCTGTGTGGAGTGTTGGGTGCCGGGTGCCAGGTGCTGAGGGCTGCCCCTCTCCATGCCCAGAAATCCCCCTACCCCGTCATCCTGTCCCTGGAGAACCACTgcgggctggagcagcaggccACCATGGCCCGGCACATGAAGGCCATCCTGGGGGACAGGCTGCtgacacagcccctgcaggggcAGGACCCCCACGATCTCCCCTCACCAGAGGTAAGGCCACCTGTGTGCCACCACAGCGTCCCCATGTCCACTCCGAACCCTGAGCTTGGACCTGCCCTCTGtagcagctgaaggaaaagatCCTGGTGAAGGGCAAGaagctgccagagctgtggcaggagccccAGGGTGTCACCTCCCTTCTGGACcccggggaggaggaggaggaagaggaggaagaagaggaggagaaggtgcAGGAGAGAAGCCCCCGGCGGGTAAGAGACTTCCCCAGGGATGTGGTTTTGGGGGACCACAGCATCCTGGTGGTCCTGATGGATCAGAGCATCCTGGTGGTGCCAGGGGACCATGGCATCCTGGCACTGTCCCAGCTGAgacctgccagctctgccatgccctctgctgccctgctctctcctcTTTCAGTCGCTGCAGTCGCTGCAGGAGATCAAACCTCTGCAGGTGGGtcatgggctggagctgggggagctgacAGGATGGGTGCTGTGGGGGCAGTGAGTGGCTGTCATTGCCTGGAAGAGGGGACAGAACTTGGGGAACCCTCAGCTGTGCCTCCCTCTTCCTGTTGGCCTGGCTGGCCTGTTTCTGTGGTTTCCAACACTTTGATTTCTCTGTCACCTCAAGTTCTCCATCATGTTGGGCTTTCATCACATCCAGGGTGACCTGTTGGGGTCAGCATCACTTTGGGGTCTCTATCGCCTCAAGTATTCCATCCTCTCGGGGTGCCCATCACCTCAGGGTCTCCAGCACTTTGGGGTCTCCCTCATTTTGGGGTCTGTAACACCTTGGACCCAACACCTTGGGTTCTCCATGACTGCATGTTCTCAACCTGCTTGGGGTCCCCATCAGCCCCGGGTCCATCACTCCATTGCCTCGGGTTCCGCACCACCTTGGGGTCTCCACTGCTTTGAGGGTCTCCATGGCCTTGGGGGTCTCGCTCTCAGCACTAGCAGGGGAGGGTGTCTGTAGACCCTTGCACTGGCAGGTGGCCATCAGGGCCAGCTTGTCCCTGCTGCCACGGTGGCTCCCGCAGGCCAAGGACGCGTCGCAGGTGTCCCCGGAGCTGTCGGCACTGGTGGTGTACTGCCAGGCTGTCCCCTTCCCCGGGCTGGCCCAGGCCCTGcgccacccccagccctgccaggtgtcCTCCTTCAGCGAGAGGAAGGCACGGAAGCTCATCAAGGAGGCAGGTGAGGGCCACcagatggggacagggctggggacagggtgggttACTACTCCTGAGCCACTGGgatgcaggctgggctgggaaggatgGGCTCGGTCTCTAGGGTGGCTCCAAGAGTGGTCAGGGTCATGCTGGCCTcacccaggctgccctggatggGTGGGACTGGGGTCTGCTGGTAGGGCTTGCCTGGGGCCAGAGGCCAGGGCTAGGGTCACACGACCAGGATCAAGGTCtgggatcaggatttgggatgtggcATCTGGGTCCAGGGCTTGGGGCTGGGAATAAGGTCTGGGTCAGAGTCCAGGGACTGAGGTCTGGGCtcaagggctggggctggggtcagggTCAGAATCTGAGGTCAGGGCCTGAGGTTAAGATCTGAGTCAGTGTTCAGGGTCTGGGGTCCAGGGTCAGTGTCTGGGGCCAGGGTCCGTGTCTGGAGTCAAGGATTAGGATCTGGGTCAGGGCATAGGCTTGAGGGTTTTGGTTTGGAGTCTGAGGTCCAGGGATCAGAGTCAGGGTCTGGGTTCCATGGTCAAGGTTCAGGGTCAGGGGTGTAAAGTCAAAGTGTGGGGTCAAGATCAGGATCAAGAGTCAgaggtttggggtcaggggtcCAAGGTCAAGGTCCAGGTTTGGGGTCTGGTTTCAGGATCACATGTCAGGCTCAGGCCcacccagctgggcaggctCTGTCCGTGTCCTTGGgccccccagcagcactggagggTGCAGCAGCCCCCCTGAGCAGTGTGCCCCCCCAGGCCCGGCACTGGTGCGGTACAACGCCCGCCAGCTCAGCCGCGTGTACCCGCTGGGGCTCAAGATGAACTCTGCCAACTACAACCCCCAGGAGATGTGGAacgctggctgccagctgggtgaGACCCCCAGGCCCCCCTGACCTGGCACCCACCCCTGGAGCTGTCACGCCCCTGACAGCCcgtcctgctgtccccacagtggCCCTGAACTTCCAGACGCCGGGCTACGAGATGGACCTGAACGCCGGGCGCTTCCTGCCCAACGGCCGCTGCGGCTACGTGCTGAAAcccccctgcctgcacagccccccCGGGGAGGGCTCCCGGCGCCTGGCCCTGCACATCAGGGTGAGGACACCCcaccagcctgtccccaggccccCCTGGGTGCCGCCCAGGTCCCTGCTGGGTCACACCCGTGACATTCCAATGCCTGGCCAGGTGCCACCTGCATCTTTTCCCAGGTGACACCAACCCTGTCCCCAAATCCAGCTGGTATCAGCTATGTCCCTTCTCTGAGATGGCATCAGCCAccatgtccccaatcccagctgAGTGTCACCCACATCCCTCCTCCTGATGACCCTGCCACATGTCACTCATGTTCCTTTTCCTGTGTggcaccacctcctcctcctcaccccatCCCCACTCCTGGCTGGGTGCCATCtgcaccttgtccccagccctgtgtcaccTTCTCCTGGATGGCACCAGCCACCTCCCTCCTTTTCATCCCATCCACACTCCTGACTGTGCCACCATCGACACTTCTGGGTGACACCAACCCTGTCCCCAAATCCAGCTGGTGTCAGCCATGTCCCTTCTCTGAGATGGCATCAGCCAactccttcctccccaccatgtccccagtgccagccaaGTGCCACCCACATCCCTCCTCCTGAGGACCCAGCCAAATGTCACTCATGTTCCTTCTCCTGTGTGGTACCAACAATGTCCCTCCTCTTCACCCCATCCTCACTCCTGGCTGGGTGCCATCTGCTCCCTTCTGGGGACACCACCTTGTCCCTTCTCCTGGATGGCACCAGCCACCTCTCTCCTCCTCATCCCATCCACACTCCTGACACATCTCCTGGGTGACaccacccctgtccccaaattcagctgctgtcagccaCTGGGTGGCATCAGCCACCTCCCTCCTTTTCaatgtgtccccagccccagccaagTGCCACCCAGGGCCCTTCTGGGGACACCAGTCCTGTCCCGCACCCACGTGCCCCCTGTGCCACAGGTgatcacagcacagcagctgcccaagCTGAACAGGGACAAGGGCAGCTCCATCGTGGATCCCTTCGTGCGCGTGGAGATCCACGGGATCCCGGCCGACTGTGCCAAGCAACAAACCCACCACAAGCTCAACAATGGTGAGTGCTgccacctgggcacccccagggacacccctgggcaccatggggacaccccagggcaccccagcccCCCGGGACATCCAACCTGGCACAACCCTATTACTGCCCGAATCCCAGGAGTGCCCAAGGACAGCCCAGGGTCTCTTGGAGCATCCTgatccctgcagacaccccagGGAACCTGATCTCCAGGGGTGCTCCAGGACACCCAGGGTTCCTCAGGACACCTGgtccccagggacacctcagggcACCCAGATCCAGGAACACCTTGATGCCAGGGGCACCCTAATCCCTGTGAGGGACATGGGTacccacagcccagcactcaCTGCCAGTTGAACCAGTGCCCAGGAGACCCCAGTGCCCAGGACATGCCAGTCCCCCCCACACCAcagtgccccctccccagcacagccagatcCCCACCAGTGGCAGGGTCCATCATGTCCCAGTTCTCCCGGTGCTGCTCCCTCATGGTCCCCAGTACACCCAGCCCAAGCCCAGTGTGATGCCCATTCCCCCAGTATGACCCCCCATTATCCCCAGTATggtccagcccagctccaatATAACCTCCATTTCCCCAGTACATCCCATCAGAttcccagtatgatcccatcCCTCCAGTATGCTCCACCACAGTCACTGCACAACCCCCCTTctcccagtataacccaatCCAGCACCAGTTTGGCCCTCTTTTCCCCAGTACACCCCATCATGGCCCCAGCATGATCCCAGTCCCCTGCCATGAccccattcccccagcacaCCCCAGTACAGTCCCAGTATGACCCCCTTTTccccagtacagccccagtatgacccccttttccccagtacagccccagtATGACCCCCTTTTCCCCAGTACACCCCATCATGGCCCCAGCATGATCCCAGTCCCCTGCCATGAccccattcccccagcacaccccagtacagccccagtatgacccctttttccccagtacagccccagtatgacccctttttccccagtacagccccagtATGACCCCCTTTTCCCCAGTACACCCCATCATGGCCCCAGCACCGCCCCCAGTCCCCACACCCCCCAGTGCAGCTCAGCCGGGGCAGGGACAGTGCCCGGGGGTCCTGCCGGTCCCTGCGTGGCCCCGGTGGCCCCGGTGGCCACACCCACCCCCTGCCGGTGCCTCAGGTTTCAACCCGCGCTGGGAGGAGACGCTGCGGTTCCAGGTGCGGGTGCCCGAGCTGGCCCTGGTGCGGTTCGTGGTGGAGGATTAcgacagcacctcctgcaacGACTTCGTGGGGCAGTTCacgctgcccctgcccagcatgCGCCAAGGTGGGTGCAGGTGCCACCCCGCTGCCCCCTGGGCATGGGGACAGCCCCTGGCACCCGCTGAGCCCCCGACTGTCCCCAGGGTACCGCCACATCCACCTGCTCTCCAAGGACGGCGCGTCCCTGTCCCCCGCCACGCTCTTCGTGCACGTTCGAGCCAAGAGCCTGTGAGGGTCCACAGGAGGGACAACCTGGTGTCCCCGAGGTGCCCACGGGGGGACATTGTGTCTGTGTGGGGGACAACAGGCTCCTCCCTGGGTGGGCCCCTTGCATGGGGACAGCCCAAGGACACTGCTCACCTGTCTGtggtgacagcagggctgggagaaccCAAAGGGGTGTGGACTcccctgcccagtgccacccagccTGCTGGTGTCCCACTCCTGTCCTTGAGGGGATGGAGATGCTGTGACAACCAGGATGGGTTGATTAGGCCAAcaacagcccagcacagccccacaggggtGACATGGGTGACAACAACCAACAAATCTCACCAGTCTTGGCCACGCttgatcccagcccctctcttGGGGTGCAATGATGGTGCCATCATCACCCTGGAGTCCCTGAGGGGACCCTGCCACCACACACTCCATTGTGCCTGGGTGGGGACACATTGCCGACCTCTGCTCTGGCACCAGTGACAGTCACAGATTTACACCCCGGGATCAAGCCAGTCGaataaaggttttattttaacagagcctgtcccagtgtccctgtcaccctccGGGGCCTGTCGTGGGTGGATCAGGGCTGAGCCCACCCCCaaaccagcagtgccctggggagctgccaggcacCCATGGGCACTGCACCCATGGAAGCTGGGGGGATTCATTGGAGCAGCCCTCAAACCTGCCATGGGGACAAGGGGAGGGTCCCATGGGGTGTCCCCCACCCACACCCAGCCTCCCCtagcccaggacagcagggacacaggaggggacacagaggtaTTTGCATAGGTGACACAGGACCCCGAGCAGGGGGATGtgatggcactgccaggggggaCATGATGGGCTCCTGGTCCCCACTGAGGCCCCACAGGTCCAggctggggtgggcacaggCTCTCAGGGTCCGTGGTGCCACggggtgtgacagggacacgCCAGGACAGGCAGATGTGAGAGTGCATAGACGGGGTCTTGGCCTTGGTGTGCAGCTTTGGAAACCTTTGGCTGGGTGGGCAGGAGCATCTcggagctctgggctcaggaCATGGCAGGAGGCTGTCCGGGCACTCCCAGATGGGATGAAGGGTTGCCATGACAACGTTTCCTTTCTCTCGGCGGATCCCACAGCACGAGGTGACACTGGGAGCTGGTGGTGGAGGCACCGGGGAGGATGAAGCCCCGGGGTGATGCCAATGGAGTATCCATATTTCCATGCTTccagagaaaagcagctgagcagagaggCTGGAGGTATGGCAGTGGC
This genomic stretch from Haemorhous mexicanus isolate bHaeMex1 chromosome 28, bHaeMex1.pri, whole genome shotgun sequence harbors:
- the PLCD3 gene encoding 1-phosphatidylinositol 4,5-bisphosphate phosphodiesterase delta-3 isoform X3 encodes the protein MVPPHPARVPAVSVALIEAVREGRRSEGLRKHGAAFPERHCFSLAFKGRRKNLDLAARGEEDARHWVQGLTKLMGRLQAMSQMEKLDHWIHGVLQRADRNKDNKMSFREVKSMLRMLNIDMDDVYASKLFKECDHSGNERLEGRELEEFCRRLLRRPELEELFGRYSGEDRVLSAEELQDFLRDQGEECSLRQARAIIRTHELNDKAKQQDLMMLDGFMMYLLSAAGDILNQEHTKVHQDMSQPLSHYFISSSHNTYLTRNQVGGSSSTEAYVRALRAGCRCVELDCWEGSDGEPVVYHGHTLTSKILFRDVIESIRDSAFEKSPYPVILSLENHCGLEQQATMARHMKAILGDRLLTQPLQGQDPHDLPSPEQLKEKILVKGKKLPELWQEPQGVTSLLDPGEEEEEEEEEEEEKVQERSPRRSLQSLQEIKPLQAKDASQVSPELSALVVYCQAVPFPGLAQALRHPQPCQVSSFSERKARKLIKEAGPALVRYNARQLSRVYPLGLKMNSANYNPQEMWNAGCQLVALNFQTPGYEMDLNAGRFLPNGRCGYVLKPPCLHSPPGEGSRRLALHIRVITAQQLPKLNRDKGSSIVDPFVRVEIHGIPADCAKQQTHHKLNNGAGARAGPGAVRGGGLRQHLLQRLRGAVHAAPAQHAPRVPPHPPALQGRRVPVPRHALRARSSQEPVRVHRRDNLVSPRCPRGDIVSVWGTTGSSLGGPLAWGQPKDTAHLSVVTAGLGEPKGVWTPLPSATQPAGVPLLSLRGWRCCDNQDGLIRPTTAQHSPTGVTWVTTTNKSHQSWPRLIPAPLLGCNDGAIITLESLRGPCHHTLHCAWVGTHCRPLLWHQ
- the PLCD3 gene encoding 1-phosphatidylinositol 4,5-bisphosphate phosphodiesterase delta-3 isoform X5, which gives rise to MICGRKARPAAEQLRAPSEGAGGSRRPGRALKKMGLTEDEDVQRMLQGSLLWKVKARGGSRARLFRLQEDGVTVCFEGRFRRARSPQSFSVALIEAVREGRRSEGLRKHGAAFPERHCFSLAFKGRRKNLDLAARGEEDARHWVQGLTKLMGRLQAMSQMEKLDHWIHGVLQRADRNKDNKMSFREVKSMLRMLNIDMDDVYASKLFKECDHSGNERLEGRELEEFCRRLLRRPELEELFGRYSGEDRVLSAEELQDFLRDQGEECSLRQARAIIRTHELNDKAKQQDLMMLDGFMMYLLSAAGDILNQEHTKVHQDMSQPLSHYFISSSHNTYLTRNQVGGSSSTEAYVRALRAGCRCVELDCWEGSDGEPVVYHGHTLTSKILFRDVIESIRDSAFEKSPYPVILSLENHCGLEQQATMARHMKAILGDRLLTQPLQGQDPHDLPSPEQLKEKILVKGKKLPELWQEPQGVTSLLDPGEEEEEEEEEEEEKVQERSPRRSLQSLQEIKPLQAKDASQVSPELSALVVYCQAVPFPGLAQALRHPQPCQVSSFSERKARKLIKEAGPALVRYNARQLSRVYPLGLKMNSANYNPQEMWNAGCQLVALNFQTPGYEMDLNAGRFLPNGRCGYVLKPPCLHSPPGEGSRRLALHIRVITAQQLPKLNRDKGSSIVDPFVRVEIHGIPADCAKQQTHHKLNNGFNPRWEETLRFQVRVPELALVRFVVEDYDSTSCNDFVGQFTLPLPSMRQGYRHIHLLSKDGASLSPATLFVHVRAKSL